In Ctenopharyngodon idella isolate HZGC_01 chromosome 1, HZGC01, whole genome shotgun sequence, a single genomic region encodes these proteins:
- the akt3b gene encoding RAC-gamma serine/threonine-protein kinase → MNDQNVVKEGWVQKRGEYIKNWRPRYFLLKTDGSFIGYKEKPQDADLAYPLNNFSVAKCQLMKTERPKPNTFIIRCLQWTTVIERTFHVDSPDERDEWVEAIQMVADKLAKQEEEGILCSPISQIENVNEEEMDTSTSHHKRKTMNDFDYLKLLGKGTFGKVILVREKASGTYYAMKILKKEVIIAKDEVAHTLTESRVLKNTRHPFLTSLKYSFQTKDRLCFVMEYVNGGELFFHLSRERVFSEDRTRFYGAEIVSALDYLHSAKIVYRDLKLENLMLDKDGHIKITDFGLCKEGITDAATMKTFCGTPEYLAPEVLEDNDYGRAVDWWGLGVVMYEMMCGRLPFYNQDHEKLFELILMEEIKFPRTLSADAKSLLSGLLIKDPNKRLGGGPDDAKEIMRHSFFTALDWQDVYDKKLVPPFMPQVSSETDTRYFDEEFTAQTITITPPEKYDEDGMDSADSERRPHFPQFSYSASGRE, encoded by the exons ATGAACGACCAGAACGTGGTGAAAGAGGGATGGGTGCAGAAGAGAG GTGAATACATCAAGAACTGGAGGCCGCGGTACTTCCTGTTAAAGACGGATGGGTCGTTTATTGGATATAAAGAGAAGCCACAAGATGCTGATTTGGCGTATCCGCTCAACAACTTCTCTGTCGCCA AGTGTCAGCTGATGAAGACGGAGAGACCGAAGCCCAACACCTTCATCATCAGGTGTCTGCAGTGGACCACTGTGATCGAGCGCACCTTCCATGTGGACTCGCCTGACGAGAG GGATGAGTGGGTCGAGGCCATTCAGATGGTGGCGGACAAGCTGGCCAAACAGGAAGAGGAAGGAATCCTGTGTAGCCCCATCTCTCAGATCGAAAACGTCAATGAGGAGGAGATGGACACGTCAACCAGTCATCACAAACGAAAG ACAATGAATGACTTTGACTATCTGAAGCTGCTGGGGAAAGGCACGTTTGGGAAGGTGATTCTAGTGCGAGAGAAAGCCAGCGGCACATATTATGCAATGAAGATCCTGAAAAAGGAGGTTATTATTGCCAAG gaTGAAGTGGCTCACACGCTCACGGAGAGCAGAGTTCTGAAGAACACGAGGCATCCGTTTCTAACT TCGCTGAAGTACTCATTTCAGACGAAGGACCgtttatgttttgttatggAGTATGTGAATGGAGGAGAG TTGTTTTTTCATTTGTCGAGAGAACGCGTGTTTTCCGAGGATAGAACCCGTTTCTACGGCGCTGAGATCGTTTCTGCGCTGGATTACTTGCACTCTGCAAAGATTGTTTACCGTGACCTGAAG ctggaAAACTTGATGTTGGATAAGGACGGTCACATAAAGATCACTGATTTCGGCCTGTGTAAGGAGGGCATCACAGACGCCGCTACCATGAAAACGTTCTGCGGGACTCCGGAGTATCTGGCCCCTGAG GTATTGGAGGACAATGATTACGGGAGAGCCGTGGACTGGTGGGGTCTGGGAGTTGTTATGTATGAGATGATGTGTGGACGCCTTCCATTTTATAATCAG GACCATGAGAAGCTGTTTGAACTGATTCTGATGGAGGAGATAAAGTTTCCCAGAACCCTCTCTGCAGACGCCAAGTCTTTACTGTCTGGATTACTCATCAAAGACCCTAATAAGAG GCTCGGAGGAGGTCCGGATGATGCTAAGGAAATCATGAGACACAGTTTCTTCACAGCGCTGGACTGGCAGGACGTCTATGACAAAAAG CTGGTACCACCGTTCATGCCCCAGGTATCATCTGAAACTGACACCAGGTATTTTGACGAGGAGTTCACGGCGCAGACCATCACCATCACCCCTCCAGAGAAAT ATGACGAGGACGGGATGGACTCGGCCGATAGCGAACGGAGACCACATTTCCCACAATTCTCATATTCGGCCAGTGGGCGGGAGTGA